In a single window of the Paenibacillus sp. MMS20-IR301 genome:
- a CDS encoding YpdA family putative bacillithiol disulfide reductase, with protein MKDVIIIGAGPCGLSAAIECQRQGLSSLIIEKNFIVHSIYLYPTNMQFFSTAPLLEIGDVPFTSPNDKPYRHEALVYYRRAAAQHNLDIAAYEEALSVLPQSDGSFVVHTRNKRGEELSRSAANVVISTGYFDQPNLIGIPGEELPKVTHYFGEAHPYSGMKVAVIGGSNSAVDAALELIRVGAKVDMIYRGSSISDNIKPWVRPIFESMVQKGSIALHLESRVTEITPASVIITSSSGETAELDNDFVLAMTGFRPSRALLSSAGVLMDDTLDKPAFNPATMESNIPGIYVAGVIASGRNANEVFIESGRGHGKLIADHIISKRLS; from the coding sequence ATGAAAGACGTCATCATTATCGGCGCAGGTCCCTGCGGACTGTCCGCAGCCATTGAATGCCAGCGCCAAGGCCTGTCCAGCCTGATTATTGAGAAGAACTTTATTGTTCACTCGATTTATTTATATCCGACGAACATGCAGTTTTTCAGTACGGCTCCGCTGCTTGAAATCGGGGATGTGCCCTTCACCTCCCCGAATGACAAGCCTTACCGCCATGAGGCTCTAGTCTATTACCGCCGGGCTGCCGCACAGCATAATCTGGACATCGCCGCTTATGAAGAAGCACTATCCGTGCTTCCGCAGAGTGACGGCAGCTTTGTTGTACATACACGCAATAAACGCGGAGAAGAACTTTCGCGCAGCGCGGCGAATGTGGTGATTTCTACCGGCTACTTCGACCAGCCTAATCTGATTGGGATCCCCGGTGAGGAATTACCCAAGGTAACCCATTATTTCGGCGAAGCCCATCCCTATTCCGGTATGAAGGTTGCCGTGATCGGGGGCAGCAACTCGGCTGTTGATGCGGCCCTTGAGCTAATCCGTGTAGGGGCCAAGGTGGATATGATTTACCGCGGCAGCAGTATTTCGGATAATATCAAGCCTTGGGTCCGGCCGATTTTTGAGAGTATGGTGCAGAAAGGCAGCATCGCCCTCCATCTGGAATCGCGCGTCACGGAGATTACCCCTGCTTCTGTCATCATTACTTCGAGCAGCGGGGAAACCGCTGAGCTGGATAATGATTTCGTGCTGGCCATGACCGGCTTCCGCCCGAGCAGGGCTTTGCTCTCTTCGGCAGGTGTGCTCATGGACGATACCCTCGACAAACCCGCCTTCAATCCTGCAACGATGGAGAGCAACATCCCGGGTATTTATGTCGCAGGCGTGATTGCCTCCGGCCGGAATGCCAATGAGGTATTCATCGAAAGCGGACGCGGGCATGGGAAACTGATTGCCGATCATATTATTAGTAAACGGCTTTCGTAG